A genome region from Setaria italica strain Yugu1 chromosome III, Setaria_italica_v2.0, whole genome shotgun sequence includes the following:
- the LOC101755912 gene encoding G-type lectin S-receptor-like serine/threonine-protein kinase SD2-5 isoform X2 has product MIALIRRCRVVRKKMKKKIVKKILDEIERKNREREMQACNALDDVVIEIGPVEKFLHEILNEKPMRFSPEQLAACTRNFSSELGSGGFGVVYKGDLPNGLPVAVKVLKVSMNKKVQEGFMAEIGTIGRTYHVHLVRLYGFCFDRDTKALVYEFLENGSLEKYLYGDEEDTAAAPPRLEWKTLHGIAVGTAKGIRYLHEECQQRIVHYDIKPANILLTSDFTPKVADFGLARLGERENTHMSLTGGGRGTPGYAAPELWMALPATEKCDVYSFGMVLFEILGRRRNFDPDHGESKEWFPRWVWERYEQGEIRSVVSCDGIEEADREKAEMMCKVALWCVQFQPAARPTMSSVVRMLEGEMPIVPPVNPFHYLMDSSGGGSTSSGLWSGTYQSSRDTAGRDSEVSSMSPAAKSDDAMIQDVKRTHASVSMI; this is encoded by the coding sequence ATGATCGCCCTCATCAGAAGATGCCGCGtcgtgaggaagaagatgaagaagaaaatcGTGAAGAAAATCCTGGACGAGATTGAGAGAAAGAACCGCGAGCGCGAGATGCAGGCCTGCAACGCCTTGGACGACGTGGTGATCGAGatcgggccggtggagaagttCCTGCACGAGATCCTCAACGAGAAGCCCATGCGTTTCAGCCCCGAGCAGCTGGCGGCCTGCACTCGGAATTTCTCATCGGAGTTGGGGTCCGGCGGCTTCGGCGTGGTCTACAAGGGCGACTTGCCGAACGGCCTTCCGGTGGCCGTCAAGGTCCTCAAGGTGTCCATGAACAAGAAGGTCCAGGAGGGGTTCATGGCGGAGATCGGCACCATCGGCCGGACCTACCACGTGCACCTCGTCCGGCTCTACGGTTTCTGCTTCGACAGGGACACCAAGGCCCTGGTCTACGAGTTCTTGGAGAACGGATCGCTCGAGAAGTACCTctacggcgacgaggaggacacggcggcggcgccgccgaggctggAGTGGAAGACGCTGCACGGCATCGCCGTCGGCACGGCGAAGGGGATCCGGTACCTGCACGAGGAGTGCCAGCAGCGGATCGTGCACTACGACATCAAGCCGGCCAACATCCTCCTCACCAGCGACTTCACCCCGAAGGTGGCCGACTTCGGGCTGGCGCGGCTGGGCGAGCGGGAGAACACGCACATGTCGctgaccggcggcggccgcgggacGCCCGGGTacgcggcgccggagctgtgGATGGCGCTGCCGGCGACGGAGAAgtgcgacgtgtacagcttcgggaTGGTGCTGTTCGAGATCCTGGGACGGCGCCGGAACTTCGACCCTGACCATGGCGAGAGCAAGGAGTGGTTCCCGAGGTGGGTGTGGGAGAGGTACGAGCAGGGCGAGATCAGGAGCGTCGTGTCCTGCGACGGGATCGAGGAGGCGGACAGGGAGAAGGCGGAGATGATGTGCAAGGTGGCGCTGTGGTGCGTGCAGTtccagccggcggcgaggccgacgaTGAGCAGCGTGGTGCGGATGCTGGAGGGAGAGATGCCCATCGTCCCGCCGGTGAACCCCTTCCACTACTTGATggacagcagcggcggcggctcaacAAGCTCGGGGCTGTGGAGCGGCACGTACCAGAGCAGCAGGGACACCGCCGGCAGAGACAGTGAGGTGTCATCAATGAGCCCTGCTGCCAAGTCGGATGACGCGATGATTCAAGATGTTAAGCGGACTCACGCGTCGGTGTCAATGATTTAG
- the LOC101755912 gene encoding G-type lectin S-receptor-like serine/threonine-protein kinase SD2-5 isoform X1 → MGNAAIPVVSSVAVAATVVVMIALIRRCRVVRKKMKKKIVKKILDEIERKNREREMQACNALDDVVIEIGPVEKFLHEILNEKPMRFSPEQLAACTRNFSSELGSGGFGVVYKGDLPNGLPVAVKVLKVSMNKKVQEGFMAEIGTIGRTYHVHLVRLYGFCFDRDTKALVYEFLENGSLEKYLYGDEEDTAAAPPRLEWKTLHGIAVGTAKGIRYLHEECQQRIVHYDIKPANILLTSDFTPKVADFGLARLGERENTHMSLTGGGRGTPGYAAPELWMALPATEKCDVYSFGMVLFEILGRRRNFDPDHGESKEWFPRWVWERYEQGEIRSVVSCDGIEEADREKAEMMCKVALWCVQFQPAARPTMSSVVRMLEGEMPIVPPVNPFHYLMDSSGGGSTSSGLWSGTYQSSRDTAGRDSEVSSMSPAAKSDDAMIQDVKRTHASVSMI, encoded by the exons ATGGGGAATGCCGCTATTCCAGTCG TATCCTCGGTGGCAGTAGCTGCGACAGTTGTAGTAATGATCGCCCTCATCAGAAGATGCCGCGtcgtgaggaagaagatgaagaagaaaatcGTGAAGAAAATCCTGGACGAGATTGAGAGAAAGAACCGCGAGCGCGAGATGCAGGCCTGCAACGCCTTGGACGACGTGGTGATCGAGatcgggccggtggagaagttCCTGCACGAGATCCTCAACGAGAAGCCCATGCGTTTCAGCCCCGAGCAGCTGGCGGCCTGCACTCGGAATTTCTCATCGGAGTTGGGGTCCGGCGGCTTCGGCGTGGTCTACAAGGGCGACTTGCCGAACGGCCTTCCGGTGGCCGTCAAGGTCCTCAAGGTGTCCATGAACAAGAAGGTCCAGGAGGGGTTCATGGCGGAGATCGGCACCATCGGCCGGACCTACCACGTGCACCTCGTCCGGCTCTACGGTTTCTGCTTCGACAGGGACACCAAGGCCCTGGTCTACGAGTTCTTGGAGAACGGATCGCTCGAGAAGTACCTctacggcgacgaggaggacacggcggcggcgccgccgaggctggAGTGGAAGACGCTGCACGGCATCGCCGTCGGCACGGCGAAGGGGATCCGGTACCTGCACGAGGAGTGCCAGCAGCGGATCGTGCACTACGACATCAAGCCGGCCAACATCCTCCTCACCAGCGACTTCACCCCGAAGGTGGCCGACTTCGGGCTGGCGCGGCTGGGCGAGCGGGAGAACACGCACATGTCGctgaccggcggcggccgcgggacGCCCGGGTacgcggcgccggagctgtgGATGGCGCTGCCGGCGACGGAGAAgtgcgacgtgtacagcttcgggaTGGTGCTGTTCGAGATCCTGGGACGGCGCCGGAACTTCGACCCTGACCATGGCGAGAGCAAGGAGTGGTTCCCGAGGTGGGTGTGGGAGAGGTACGAGCAGGGCGAGATCAGGAGCGTCGTGTCCTGCGACGGGATCGAGGAGGCGGACAGGGAGAAGGCGGAGATGATGTGCAAGGTGGCGCTGTGGTGCGTGCAGTtccagccggcggcgaggccgacgaTGAGCAGCGTGGTGCGGATGCTGGAGGGAGAGATGCCCATCGTCCCGCCGGTGAACCCCTTCCACTACTTGATggacagcagcggcggcggctcaacAAGCTCGGGGCTGTGGAGCGGCACGTACCAGAGCAGCAGGGACACCGCCGGCAGAGACAGTGAGGTGTCATCAATGAGCCCTGCTGCCAAGTCGGATGACGCGATGATTCAAGATGTTAAGCGGACTCACGCGTCGGTGTCAATGATTTAG